The DNA window TGAGATTGGAGTAACCGATCTTCTGGGTGATTGGGTGGATGGCGATGGTGAATTGGCGGTGCAGCATGGGAGTGGCCTGTAGGGTTTGGTTAGTTGGGAGCCTTAAGTGGTGGAGGTGGGTTTTAATGTACTGTGGACGGTTGTCATTGCTTGGTTTAGCAGATTGGTATCCTAGACTAGAAGAGTGTACTCACAGTCACAGTGTAGCCGTGGAAAACAAAGGTGATTCAAAGTGTTTTAGTGCAATGGAGATGTAGGGACAAATTTAGGGTTCGTTCTTTCtggaggaggaaaaaaaataaaggatttTAATTCCTATATGTAGTAAGCGAACTCTAGGAAAATTGAACGGATTTTTCCTTTCCTACAAGTTATGgagagaaaacaaagaaaattttacatcaaTTTCAATCtcctttagaaaaaaatcttatagatTGGTGCATGCATATATTCCCATTCcttacttatttatttatttatatggattAAAATTCCTCTAAACCAAACAATCCCTTGAGCTGGAACCTTGTGAATAGAATGGACACGGAATATCTTTAGGATAAGTTTGTGTgattttcctttgtttttgtttggatcTAAAACAAAATGGTTACTGCTTACTCAACTGATGATGGTACGATTACAGATTTACAGTTtaaatgccaaaaaaaaaacagcaaagGATGCTGGGGATACATTCTTTAAGGCCTTTTTGGAGAATTTCGTAGTCCATCCAGGGAATTCTTGTGCGACTAGCTAATGATTTCAATATGATCCTGAGTGTAAAGATTGAAGTCCAAAAATCTTGTCAATACAGGTTAACTCCGTCTCAATGGTTTGGTACTCCTACCAGGTAGAAAACATACACAATTTCAATTCAAAGCAACAAATCAGGGCCATGATTCGTACCCCACCTAATCTTGATTGGAAGAGCTAGGTGCTCAATATTTAATCTCTAAAGAAAACAAGCCGATATCCAAAGGCAAAACAAGGGGAATCAGCACTGACCTGTCACTGGAATCTGCAACAGTCTCTTCAGAGCAACAACCCAGTACTGACAAAGATGATAAAGAGTTCACGACACCTAATTGCGGAAATCAGGGGGTACAGTATTTTCTGTGAAGTATTCTTTTCTCACTGTCTCGGCATCACAAAATCTCACCTTATGTGCAGGAATAACAACAGTGAAGGGGTAAAGATTAAGTCATTTGCTATAAATTCATATGCAGAGAGGTAGAGAGGAGGGCTGACCAGGGATGCATATTGTTTCAACAAAGGTTTAACAAGCTGCCACATCGGCTGAAACACGAATGGTGCATCAACAAAAAGAACTTGCCCAAGCCGCTTTGGGTAGTAATAGTAGAACACATCAATCTGTACAACGTCAGGAATTGTCAACAGAAGTACAGAGCAAATGGTTTGCGGAAAATATGCATCAAGTATGGAAGCCTGGAAGTTTCAATGCATCGACTACCATAATTTAGTACAAACTTTATGTTCACAcaatatatcaaaaaatacGCTTTAAAATGATTTTGGTAGAGCAGAAAattcttgtttatttttaaataatcgATCTTTGAAGATACAGAAATCACATGAGCTAATGATCATGTTACTTCACAAACTGGTATTCAAGggaagtgattttttttatcattgatAGATAAAGGCAAGCCGGTGATAACTGTTATGGGCTAGGGTTCATAGGGGGTAAACACTACCGGGAGGATAGctgggcggcgacggctgctaGGGGATGAGAGGGGAACTTAGATTAGGGAAGACTAACTCTTGATTAGAATAACGATACAATCCCAACCTTATATAGATGGTGAGACTTAATCCCTAGGTAACTAACTTGATCTAATCTAATTTTATCTCTTAATCCTATCCTATCAACTAACCGATTACTACAGTACTGCGTGCACTGTTCACGCGTGTACTGTTCACCCAGTTGAGCCCATGGGCCTCGATCCCTTGGCCCCTACCTATGACATAACTGTATACATGTTCAACGCTCCAAAAGCTCAGTAATTAATCGGAAATCTTTGGTTAGCTGAGGAACAACTATGTAGTTTGGAATAGAATAACATGAATGAACACAACTTACcaaaaacttcaaaaactGGAGATCACCATTTTCCACCTGAAATCCTCGAAGATCAAAAATGCCAAGTATATTCTCTGTTCCCAAGGGAAGTCTACTCAATGCTTTCTCAACCAAAAATGCACATAACTTCTCATTTTCAACTGGGTCTTGTTTCTGTATTTGTGTGCATAGGTAATATAACCATCAGTTACATACCAAACAGAAATACAGGCAGAAAGTCAAAGTGAAGCTTTGTggtgcaaatatgtaaagcattattttcttttgagctGCTCTCACACTCTCAAAGTTCTAATAATAGTTTCCCACAAATAATCATGTGGCTCCAATTTACTCCCCAGTGCCCACTATTTAGGCTAAGCAACATCAACAGTTCAAGAACTACTTAGGTTAACAATGTCAACCAACATATCTAAATCATGATTCATAATATAAAGAACTTACAGAAGGGAAATGCTTGGATGCCACAACTATTAGCACCGGTCTgccatatatatcaaaaaaatcatgcacATATGCCTTGCCAGTTTGATACAACCCTTTCACTGATTCTTCTGATAACTCTGATACATGAAAATCTTGTCGCCATTTCTAATGCAGATGAAAGGAAAACTTAGGCACAAACAGGATCAAATATAAAGAATATAACATAGAGCTTTATCAGGGGTATAAACTGTCATCGTTTCGCTTATGTTGACCATAAGCCGTAGCGGCTTATTAGtgaccaaaaataatttgtggctaaaacttttatatatgtccgTAGTGACTTAGaaaaaagactgaaaaataaatcatgatgaccccccctccccccccccccccaaaaaaaaacaactccaaacgtaagttctaaaattcaaattttggtcatggcttataagctaaagggTAATTCATTGCCAATCCCATGAACTGGAGGAAATGCAGTTCCTAATGATTAAGGTTCAATGATGTGAAACTTTCTCCCTGAAAAGGAGAGATAACATGAAACATCACGCAAGTTTAGAAACGAACATGGCAATAGTTTGATGGAATcacttagagcatccccaacagctcgtccatcccatcctccatcctagaaatagaggataaagagtaaaagttaagcTCCAGCAGattatctatctcatcatttatttttggatgtcatccatattaagagagagaaactctatatttagatgttctctctccaatcctccaaatatatatagatgatgccatatatagatgatctgctagagtacaaagggataggaagaatgaaagtgttttagatgatcatccaaatgaagatatggatgactaaatttagatgagctgttggggatgctcttaaaTTCCAATTTTATCTAGAACTCAATATGTCTTttgatcaaaaaaatattatcatcaTTTAATAGTGCATCCAAGTAGTACTGAAAATGCTTGTGCCAgtaaaaaagtaaagtaataACAGCATTAAACATTGGTTAGACAAACCAGACTCTAGCCCACCTTTCCAAACGTGTATATGGACAGTGATTGTAAGCAAAAGCATCCATCCCAGAGGaactataaaacataataaGAATCTAGGTTTTAACCAAGAAAactatgaaaagaaaaaacaatatgCTAAACAAGAGTTTATCGAAGCAGGATATGCCTATTTGTCATGTCAGCATAGTTGTAGGATACAATGGCCTTGGTCAGTTTGGAAACCGATGCGTCGACGGAGAATTTCCGGTCCTTCAAGAACCAGAGGATCATCTCCTCATCGTCCCTCCCGTTCCTGCCCGTCGGGAGGCCCGGATGCTCCCTCTCCAGCCTCTCTTTCACCTCTAACACGAACTTCACACAGGGACGGAAGCAAGCAAGACAGCAAAGTCACGCTCTACGCCTCTAACTATGCATCAAGACTCGGCACACGACGCATGGTTTGGGACCTTGCTGGCACCTTGGAGTAGGAGGAtgtggtggaggcggcgccgggaggAGCGGCGCTGCAGCAGTGCACCTTTCTCCCGTGGAAGccccgcagcggcggcggagctcgggCGACGGAGTGGAAGGACCAAGCTGCGGCCATCGCCTATACAGTTATCGTCTCTGCGGTGAGGtggggtgtgtgtgtgtgtggggtggGGTGGCCAGAGAAGACGGAGTGAGCGACAGAGCGAGGAAAATGGGAAAAAACCGAGTGGCCGTGAGAGGTTGTTTAAGTCACCACAGTGGATGTTtgacataaatttagagtattaaatatagactaataaaaaactaattggtAATTCATAAGAcgtttttttagcctaattaatttataattagagcatgtttactgtatcatcatatatgctaatcatagattaactaggctcaatagattcgtcttgcgaatTACtctaagattatagatgagttttattaatagtctatgtttaatatctataataagcgtccaaacattcgatggaagaagggactaaaaataagtcatttgtcctaaacaccaccttagtccGCGGAAATTTTTAGATCCAGTGTCACGTGGAATATGTGATATCGAAGGATTATTTTGATAACTAATTtaatctaattatatataacgatgggacaaaattttaagcctaattaatctactgtTAGTATATGTGAGTTACTATAATTACGACTAATCATTAATTAGGCTATTCTCATAAATTCCATCCAAACCGtataaatagttatttttaaactatatttaatattctatacatatgtcaaaagattcggatggtgaaaatttttacgtGAGAAAGGAGAAATGGTGGACGTGGAAGGACCGAGGTCGATCCGACTGTCGGTTGACCGGTTCATGGGTCGAATAGCCGgttgttatttattaatattattttattttatatatacaactattataaattggtaaaaagtatataaataaaatgattattACATGCTcacaaatcaaaaaataatgataatatGATAACTTATAAATTAGGAAAACTGTTTGATTTCAAAACCAATCGATACACCACAAAATCGGCTACTAGTTATTATCGGTTCAATCGTAGATATTATCGGTCGCGCAGATATTATCGGTTCAATCGCAGAGATGGTCTTTCAGTAGAACCGAAATGCTAAGTTTGctagttttgattttttttactatggtTGTGAGGGGTTTCACCATAGAAGTTTGCGACTGTGGGCTCGTTTGCACCTTAGTGTGCTAACGAGTCTAATCACCCAcgtaaaacaaaaacaaagaaagccactagtacataattattattagtttTTGTCATGTCTAGAGTTTTTTTCaagcctaaaaataattaaataatgtattaaaaataatttattaattaaagttcaggagaaaaacattgtataattaatttaattaattggaagcttttcagaatattataaaatgtcccgaaagcactTTAGGTGATTAAAAGGATTTAAATATGAACTTCAATCGATAAAACAtgcttaaataaataaaataaaaaaaaaattagtaaaattggaggcaaaatcttttttccttttttttctttttctcttctcccgGTCATCCGTCTATTCTTTATTTAGCTTTATTTAGCCATAGCTTCTCGTTTTCGGACTAAAATTTTACTCGTGTTTCTGACCCAAAAGGCTACAGACCTgtctccccctctccccacCTGCGCCCTCAATCCTCTCTCTGGCCGCACTCCTCCTTCCCCCTTCTCCTATGTGCGACAAAATCTCCTCTCCCCCAGTGCCACACTCCACCTCCCCCTAGCCTGTGCACACTATCTTTTTCTCCGTGTCCAGGACGTGTGCACACCCCTCCGCTGGCCGAGTCCCCCTCCCACACAGCCAGAATAATCCCACGActctatctctatctctcaaaaatcaattccaatctATTAGGATTCTAGTTCTTATTCCTTTGAGACTCAATCTATTCTTTATTTATAGGGGATGGAATCCTAGTTTATCTCTAGTCTTTACCCCTATAAATAGACCGCCTCAGACCCATTTTTTCCCCTCGTTTTGTCTCCCGCGCCCAAGCTTTGCTGCCGCTAGCCCTAGCCATCGCCGGTCCtagccgtcgccgtcttccTATGCGCCGGTTCAGATCGTCACCGCTGAGCCGATCGCCTCTCTCCAACCATCGCTGCCGTGCGCCGTCCCGGTTCTGTCGAGCCGAACAGCGAGCAGCAGTGCAGCCGTTTGTCGTTTTTCTCCACCGAATCTtaggttcgcatacgttttactcatgcgaatcaatctattttgatctaccgtgtaattgtttagattttctaatctattagctagcgtgagatcgATCTACAGTGCGGAGTTCAATTTCATACGTGTAGATTTATTTTACGTTAAATTCATTTAGTTGCAGTTTAGTGAAtcgttaaatctcgatttaacaAGTCGTTAAATCATGCCGTTGTTCTGCTAACAGTGTACATGTTCGCGTTTCATCGTGCGAATCTCTGATTCGTGCACGTTTTGGTTTGATTTTGCGAATACATGCTCTGTTCGCGATTTCTAGAGCCACGGCCCAACCCGCGCTTGAAGTCCCCATCGCTTCCCTCTCACTCTCACTCTCTCgagacaccgacaggtgggccccacctgtcgggcccGTCTCTCTCCTTTAGCCATGCCCGCTTGAGCCACTTGCCGCCAAGCTGAGCCGCGTCGCGCCCTCGCCGTGCTGGCTGTGCCTCGCCCGAGCCACATCCCGCCTGCACCGGCGCAACAAGCCCTCCGCTTTCCCCGTGCGTGGCCAAATCCGCGTGACGCTGCCGCCAACTGCCGCCCGCTCTTCCCAGCGCCacgcccgcaacggccgcaCCGTCGCTAACCGCCCCTCTGCCCTAAGCATGTCGCCGCCGCACTCACCTCCACTTTTAAACCCTCGGACGTTGCTCGCTCCTCCTTTGCTCGCTCGCGCTGCCGCCTTGTTGTCGCCAGGCCGTTGTCATCCCCGAGCCGTCGTCGTTCACCGTCGGACGCCAATCTCCATtgggcgccgctcctcctcgctTCGCCGGACCGCACGCCATCATCGCCTTCACGCCGGTGAACGCCCGCTatcccttcccttccccctctttgttttcccctctccgctgCCCCCGCGGGTGCACCAAGCCACTCGGCCGCTCCTCTCCCTTCGCCCACACGCCACCGTCGAGGCTgccgcctcttcctccctcgGCCATCACTGTCGTTAGCCACTTGGCTGACGTCGCCATCTCCTCatcgcgcgcgccgcgccgtcgagcCGTCGGTTGCCCGCTACTCTGCTTCCCCGCGTCATGCTACGCCGTCACAGGCTACGTCGCGCTAAGCCGCCACTTGCCGCTGCCCCTCGTTActgctcctccgccaccgcttGCTGCCGCATAGCCGCACCCTGGTTATCGCTCTtgcgtcatcgccgtcgcccctctcGGGTCGTCATAGCGTCGCCCGTGTCGCCACCCGCCGCCTAGCGCCTTTCTTCGCTGGTCGCCGTCGGCCTTCACCGTCCGTCGCCACCGTGCTCGCGCCGCCTCTCATCGGATCGCCGTTGCACCGCGGATCTTTCCAGGCCGCTGCCGATCTCCCCTTGCCCTCACGGCCCCGCTCTCCCCTCTCTTCGTTGCCACCGTTTTTCTCCGCCGATCGCCGCCGTTGTCGGCCgtccgtcctccgccgccgttgcagCGCCACCACTCGTCGGCATCCACCGCCAGTCGCCCACCATGCTGTTTGAGccatctcctccccctcctctatTATTTGTCTCTACCACGCGGGGCCCTTCCGCCAGCCTTTACCTCTCTCTCCCCACGTGCGCCTCACTGCAtcagcccctctctctccagtAAGCCCCTTCGGTCAGCCCCTCtcactccctcctctcccttgtGTCACTGACAGCCGGGGCCCATGCTGTCAGGGGctgtcccctctctcccctctccttgaGTCACTGTCCAGTGGGCCTATGTTATCAgcatttcctctctcctctcgtgCTAACGTAATggcctccaattaattgtgcaataatctacttaaggttttttttgtgtagtttaaaacacatataaacttctaaaattcatagctaattcatctagtcccCATTTTAgtcaattcaaatttcattaaatctagaaaaatgtcaagaatccattaaaaatagtttctttctctgtttcaatagttttatagctcgttttgcttgttttcctCTGTTTATCGTAGGTTTTTCGCCCGTCGAAGCTTCGATTGTTCTTGAAGTcgttgccgaagttcctcgtgggttagataaaggcaagtggcaccctatctttgatcatattgacttgatatttataaaatttcttgctttacattcaaacttgcattatttttatgcaaatttactttactttttttatttatctattgggcaattacctttatacccgttaaTTCCcacatattattattgtcatcccagggttaatttgactagaattaggattaCGCAATGCTTAGCCtagcttagttcaactagctcaccaaatatttttaaattaatgttagactttgatagatcTTTAATGGTTATGATCATGATAAATTACCTGATGCGGgttaataataactaaaatattgcttatggtgggctgtgggtgcatgattttgagagtcgtgcccatgggaattaaggaccggttctcaggaaaccctagaagtcttacacgtaccaaccacaagccagagtgggcaacggtgagatccgtagtctagcttgtccctattcgacgtacccaagAAAGGATGGCGTGATAGAGTATGGATGAGAattgtggtgtaacgatggcctatgctgttTCTGAATTCACCTAGACACAAGAGGGGGTTGtccgacttggtttaaaggagggggcgaaacttgaagtgtggtgcgattgtctaggaagggttaggtgaaaggtcttatcatggtttccgtgctgacgtatcgtggtgatacgttggggcatggtaacatgctggGGAGCCATGTCtcgtgggtaaagttgtacacctctgattagagtaaaactattcgaatattCGTGCCCGTGGTTATGGGGTGAACTGGCAAGGATTAGTCGTACcattaataatttgattaatcttgaaactggtttgaccctgcacaacatggtgtaacgttggtagTGGTTCgggtctgttgcaacgtggtgtaacgttggacagagggttgacgctatcgctacgtggtttaacgttggacagtggtttggacctgttgcaacgtggtgtaatgttggacagtggatgattattttaaatgtttactttactttttgttcagtctattttatttactattttgctaaattaacaCTGCTTTTATGCAAagtaaccttagcctatccttgataccctattgcattcattattcccct is part of the Oryza brachyantha chromosome 2, ObraRS2, whole genome shotgun sequence genome and encodes:
- the LOC102716842 gene encoding motile sperm domain-containing protein 2 isoform X2; protein product: MAAAWSFHSVARAPPPLRGFHGRKVHCCSAAPPGAASTTSSYSKKWRQDFHVSELSEESVKGLYQTGKAYVHDFFDIYGRPVLIVVASKHFPSKQDPVENEKLCAFLVEKALSRLPLGTENILGIFDLRGFQVENGDLQFLKFLIDVFYYYYPKRLGQVLFVDAPFVFQPMWQLVKPLLKQYASLVRFCDAETVRKEYFTENTVPPDFRN
- the LOC102716842 gene encoding motile sperm domain-containing protein 2 isoform X1 → MAAAWSFHSVARAPPPLRGFHGRKVHCCSAAPPGAASTTSSYSKFVLEVKERLEREHPGLPTGRNGRDDEEMILWFLKDRKFSVDASVSKLTKAIKWRQDFHVSELSEESVKGLYQTGKAYVHDFFDIYGRPVLIVVASKHFPSKQDPVENEKLCAFLVEKALSRLPLGTENILGIFDLRGFQVENGDLQFLKFLIDVFYYYYPKRLGQVLFVDAPFVFQPMWQLVKPLLKQYASLVRFCDAETVRKEYFTENTVPPDFRN